The Fusobacterium perfoetens genomic interval GTCCTGCTGAAAGTGCTGATCTAAGCATATATCCTGAAATTCTAGTATCAGAACCCATAATTACTTTTAATTTTTTCTTTTGAGGATTCTCCTGTCTTAAGTAATATCCTAAAGCATATCCTAGTTTCATTGCTAGTTCTGCTGTAAGTTCTCTGTTAGCCTCTCCTCTTATACCATCTGTTCCAAAATATTTTCTCATTTTATACAACTCCTTCTAAGTAATAGTTTTTCTCCTATAAACCCTGTTACTGCTCCTGCAATACACCCTAAAAATAAAAATCCCACTATAAAAAACATTATATATCTTGAATGAAGGTTCATGTTTCTGAACATCAGAAAATAAACCACCAAAAGTTGAACAAAATTATGCACCAAAGCAGATAAAATACTTATTGAAACAAGACTGAGCTTATTTCTGAAATTATAAAGAAGTATCATAATATTCACACTTGCAATTCCTGATATTAAACTTATTATAAATCCTGGACTAAAAAGTGTTCCTATCATTATTCCTTGAATAATTATTCTGCACATGGTTACTTCTACTGCCATTTTCTTTCCAAATTTTTCCAAAGCTATTATTGTACCTATATTTGCAAGCCCAAGTTTAAGCCATGGAAAAGGTTTAGGAATAAGTGTCTCTGCAAGAGAAAGATAAAGGGACAGCAGAATCAGAAATATAAGATATTTTTCTCTCCTTATGCTGTTCCGTTCTCTTACTTTTTCCATAATTA includes:
- a CDS encoding Gx transporter family protein; the protein is MEKVRERNSIRREKYLIFLILLSLYLSLAETLIPKPFPWLKLGLANIGTIIALEKFGKKMAVEVTMCRIIIQGIMIGTLFSPGFIISLISGIASVNIMILLYNFRNKLSLVSISILSALVHNFVQLLVVYFLMFRNMNLHSRYIMFFIVGFLFLGCIAGAVTGFIGEKLLLRRSCIK